The Candidatus Paceibacterota bacterium genomic sequence CTCCACACAGGGCCCTTGGCGACGTGGAAGCAGAACAGCCGGTGCAGGTAGAAGTGCCAGGGATGGATATGCGGCGAAGCGCCCGCGGCACGCTGCAGCCACGGGAGGTAGGTCCGCACCGAGTCCAGCGGACCAGCGGCATTGGTGAACAAGGAGGAGAACAGCAGCAGCGCCACCGCCAGCCAGGCACCCAAGGCGGCGGCCAAGTGACTGAACTTGACACGGGGGCGAGTGGCCGGGGCTGCGCTGGCGTCCAGCCAGCGGTTCCAAAGCTCGTTCAGGCCCAGAGCGACCCCCCCGGCGGCCAGCGTGATAACAAAGGTCTCCTTGGTCGCGTGCATGCCCCCCACGCCGGCACCGGCGAGCAAAGCCCAGCCGACCTTGCGACTGCGCCAGTAACGCCACCCGGCAGCGATCGCCAGAAAGGTGAAGCAGACCAGCAGGACTTCATGGATGTAATACCGGCTGTAGAAGACCATCGCCGGAGAGATGGCGGTAAACAGCCCGGCCCAGACGGTGGCGTTTTTGCCCAAGCCATCGGCGACGAGTAGCAGCAGCAAGATGAGGCCGACGCCGACCAGCACGGTGGTGAGCCGGAGCCGCGTCTCGGTGAATCGGTCGAAGTCCTCCGGCGCCCCTGTCAAGCGGCTCAGGGCAAAGGTGGCGTAATAGAGGGAGGGACCGTGGTGTTCGTTGTGGTCGTACTTGTAGCCGCCCCCTTTCCAGAGCTGGCCGAACTTGACGGCGTTGACCGCCTCATCGTTGTGCATCGGCCGCTCATCCAGCCCAAGCCGCCATAGCGCCAGCGTAAGGCCGGCCATCACAACAAGGATGGCCGTCAGCGGATGGAAGACGCCAAAAGCCGGACGGTTCCACCCGCTGTTGTCCATGCCGGCCCCCGGGGCGGGTTACTTGGCCGGCCGGCCGTAAACTTCCACTTCAGTGTATTCGTTCAGAGCGCTTTCGGTGCTGCCCTTGGAGTAGAAACGAATGTAGCGGGCTTTAGCACCCTTGGCGTCAATCAGCTTGCCCTCATACGTCTCGAAGTACTCGCGATGGGTGCCGACGCCCAGGCCGGAGGTGTTATCCACATCGTTGTTGAAGATAGTGCGCACATTCTCGATGAAGTCCGGGTCATCGGCCACCTGCACGATGATGTCGTGATAGACCTTGGCCATGTTGTGCGCGTGCCAGATCACGATGGCGAACAGTTCTTGCGGGCTGCCCAAGTCCAGCTGCACCCATTGCGTGCTCTTGCGCAGGAAGATAATGCTCTGGTCGGACGCGTCTTTGTCGCCGTCAG encodes the following:
- a CDS encoding TIGR03663 family protein, which encodes MDNSGWNRPAFGVFHPLTAILVVMAGLTLALWRLGLDERPMHNDEAVNAVKFGQLWKGGGYKYDHNEHHGPSLYYATFALSRLTGAPEDFDRFTETRLRLTTVLVGVGLILLLLLVADGLGKNATVWAGLFTAISPAMVFYSRYYIHEVLLVCFTFLAIAAGWRYWRSRKVGWALLAGAGVGGMHATKETFVITLAAGGVALGLNELWNRWLDASAAPATRPRVKFSHLAAALGAWLAVALLLFSSLFTNAAGPLDSVRTYLPWLQRAAGASPHIHPWHFYLHRLFCFHVAKGPVWSEAIILALAFVGAWAAFVRRGLADGSANFVRFLALYTFALTTAYSLISYKTPWCLLNFWHGMILLAGIGAAWLVGKARRRILRILLTLLLLAGSGHLAWQAVLANGAYAADRRNPHVYSHTSPDLLKLVRQVEALAQVHPQGRQMLVKVMASDGDYWPLPWYLRNLKQVGWWDHLELEQYAPVMIVSAQLHAGLDEKQTHVMVRYFELRPQVFLELYVDLKLWRDYLASNPPKPD
- a CDS encoding discoidin domain-containing protein, producing the protein MTNKMNTTRKPLWRRMMLPLLSGLTLAVLNLFLAQSLPAADGDQVPLAIKLPPPAFKGTPKDLQLGPNVEPLSDKPRPPMMVPPGLKNVATGSKITSSDKNATSDILAKVTDGDKDASDQSIIFLRKSTQWVQLDLGSPQELFAIVIWHAHNMAKVYHDIIVQVADDPDFIENVRTIFNNDVDNTSGLGVGTHREYFETYEGKLIDAKGAKARYIRFYSKGSTESALNEYTEVEVYGRPAK